One genomic segment of Helicobacter enhydrae includes these proteins:
- a CDS encoding leucine-rich repeat domain-containing protein, whose amino-acid sequence MEKWAIDFIKWCDQHQIEVPRTQEELENLETFKAVGKQLTELHPNIFYLKRLFRLILDDNLLKDLPLLPPNVFTISMKKNLLIEVPQNIAKLEDLRNLALGRNMIREIPSWIGKFPALYSFECHENHIKSLEPLSQSTSLNILAVPFNEIEDLTPVYHLTNLTILDFSGNKIQAFDSRIRNLKNLEVLAGIKNKIVKFDLVFLIKRFYKMRVYLELSSGMKLNCYLLMKNILSSPFAKALAIKYYKRQQLVEE is encoded by the coding sequence ATGGAAAAATGGGCAATAGATTTCATCAAATGGTGTGATCAACATCAAATCGAGGTTCCTAGGACACAAGAAGAGCTTGAGAATCTAGAAACATTCAAAGCTGTGGGTAAGCAACTCACGGAACTCCACCCAAATATTTTCTATCTGAAGCGTCTTTTTAGGCTTATTCTTGATGACAATCTACTGAAAGATCTGCCATTGCTACCACCTAATGTTTTCACAATCTCAATGAAAAAGAATCTACTCATCGAAGTGCCTCAAAATATTGCCAAGCTTGAGGATTTGAGAAATCTTGCGTTGGGACGGAATATGATCAGAGAGATTCCTAGTTGGATTGGCAAATTCCCAGCACTCTATTCTTTTGAATGCCACGAGAACCACATCAAATCCCTTGAGCCATTGTCTCAATCAACTTCTTTGAATATTTTGGCAGTGCCATTCAATGAGATTGAGGATCTGACACCTGTGTATCATCTGACAAATCTCACGATACTAGATTTTTCAGGCAACAAAATACAAGCCTTTGATTCTAGAATCAGAAATCTCAAAAATCTTGAAGTGTTGGCAGGGATCAAAAACAAAATCGTGAAGTTTGATTTGGTGTTTTTGATCAAGAGGTTTTACAAGATGAGGGTGTATCTTGAGCTTTCCTCAGGGATGAAATTGAACTGCTATCTCTTGATGAAAAACATATTGAGTTCGCCATTTGCTAAGGCACTTGCAATCAAATACTACAAGCGACAGCAATTAGTAGAGGAGTGA
- a CDS encoding damage-control phosphatase ARMT1 family protein has protein sequence MKAKKECFSCLLNQARVWSEDVAGYQKLLDSVVRDESGASLWLSPPQIAIDLYGKIAKECQSKDLYQTIKQECIAKASALLKRFHTEDLSLEEAVRLCALGNVIDYGSASAFDIDSFDFASTLGQLDFCIFEFEAFVENIKRAKSLVVLGDNAGENLFDELLIQRLKREFENLDIYYFVRGAPIINDVTLADLDSQECRGIFDIAEVVDSGVRSPGFVYEDATPKAQKIYDTADVVLSKGMGNFECLESMQDARVFFLLKIKCNVVAEVLGEPLGKMVLKQNTNQRR, from the coding sequence ATGAAAGCTAAAAAAGAATGTTTCTCTTGCCTACTCAATCAGGCTAGGGTGTGGAGCGAGGATGTAGCGGGTTATCAGAAGCTCTTAGATAGTGTAGTGCGAGATGAGAGTGGGGCTAGTCTGTGGCTCTCTCCCCCACAAATTGCTATCGATCTTTATGGCAAGATTGCCAAAGAATGCCAAAGCAAAGATTTGTATCAAACCATCAAGCAAGAATGTATCGCGAAAGCCTCTGCATTGCTCAAGCGTTTCCATACAGAGGATTTGAGCTTGGAAGAGGCGGTGAGGCTGTGTGCTTTGGGGAATGTGATTGATTATGGTTCTGCAAGTGCATTTGATATTGATTCGTTTGATTTTGCCTCGACATTGGGGCAGTTGGATTTTTGTATTTTTGAGTTTGAGGCATTTGTAGAAAACATCAAACGGGCAAAAAGCCTCGTGGTGCTTGGGGACAATGCAGGAGAAAATCTTTTTGATGAGTTGCTGATCCAACGACTCAAAAGAGAGTTTGAGAATCTTGACATCTATTATTTTGTGAGGGGAGCGCCTATCATCAATGATGTGACTTTGGCAGATTTGGATTCCCAAGAATGTCGCGGGATTTTTGACATCGCTGAAGTCGTGGATAGCGGGGTGAGAAGCCCCGGTTTTGTCTATGAGGATGCAACCCCTAAGGCTCAAAAGATTTATGACACTGCTGATGTGGTTTTGTCTAAAGGTATGGGGAATTTTGAGTGCTTAGAATCTATGCAAGATGCGCGTGTGTTTTTTCTTTTGAAAATCAAATGCAATGTGGTGGCAGAGGTGCTTGGAGAGCCACTGGGCAAAATGGTTTTGAAGCAAAACACAAACCAACGCAGATGA
- a CDS encoding DUF3972 domain-containing protein encodes MRDWTNLEDFITQTQCSKKQVLELIKKQEIEAKKINGVICVREKTNALSTIPQAFDSESSALCVQESIGGILEIHSKFAIAKDETIAMLKNENEFLKNMILSIQENYSEDRSTIALLKKEIEALREEHQNLQQKYKLLWSRKTSKDES; translated from the coding sequence ATGCGAGATTGGACAAATTTGGAGGATTTTATCACTCAAACCCAATGTAGCAAAAAGCAGGTTTTGGAGCTCATCAAAAAACAAGAAATTGAAGCCAAAAAAATCAATGGAGTGATTTGTGTGCGTGAAAAAACAAATGCCCTAAGCACGATCCCTCAAGCCTTTGATTCTGAAAGCAGTGCATTGTGTGTGCAAGAAAGCATTGGGGGGATTTTGGAGATTCATTCCAAGTTTGCTATTGCCAAAGATGAAACAATCGCAATGCTCAAAAACGAAAACGAGTTTTTGAAAAATATGATTTTGTCCATTCAGGAAAACTATTCTGAAGATAGAAGCACGATTGCTCTTTTGAAAAAGGAGATTGAGGCTTTGAGAGAGGAGCATCAAAACTTGCAACAAAAATACAAATTGTTATGGAGTAGAAAAACTTCCAAAGATGAAAGCTAA
- a CDS encoding peptidase U32 family protein — protein MTSKAELLSPAGNLTKLKIALAYGADAVYGGVSHFSLRNRAGKEFTLESFKEGIDYAHSLGKKVYVTINGFPFNSQLKLLENHILKMAELSPDAFIIATPGVVRLAKKLAPHIPIHLSTQANVLNVLDAEVFYELGVKRIVAAREMSLSDAVEIKKHLPDLELEIFVHGSMCFAFSGRCLISSLQNGRVPNRGSCANDCRFDYEYYVKNPDNGVMMRLVEEEGVGTHIFNAKDLNLASHLVEILASGAIDALKIEGRTKSNYYTGITARTYRNAIDDFYAKRFNSLKYQEELATLKNRGFTDGYIMHRPYERSDTQNHKTAISEGSYQVNAEVSECGKWFSCRHTIRVGESKEIVAPHHTNIECVNNEIGYIYEQNGRWFVRFHKLVLENGGELSEIHSGNVNRVALPHPLPPFSFLREKLH, from the coding sequence ATGACAAGCAAAGCCGAGTTGCTATCCCCAGCAGGAAACCTCACCAAGCTCAAAATCGCCCTTGCTTATGGTGCTGATGCAGTGTATGGAGGGGTGAGTCATTTTTCATTACGCAATCGTGCGGGCAAAGAATTCACACTAGAATCATTCAAAGAGGGGATTGATTATGCACATAGTTTGGGCAAAAAAGTGTATGTCACAATCAATGGATTCCCTTTCAACTCCCAGCTCAAGCTTTTGGAAAACCATATTCTCAAAATGGCTGAACTCTCGCCCGATGCTTTTATCATCGCTACACCGGGGGTCGTGCGATTGGCAAAAAAACTTGCTCCACATATCCCCATCCACCTCTCCACACAGGCTAATGTTTTGAATGTCCTTGATGCAGAGGTGTTTTATGAGCTTGGAGTCAAAAGGATCGTAGCAGCGCGTGAGATGAGCCTCTCTGATGCGGTAGAAATCAAAAAGCACCTTCCAGATTTGGAGCTTGAGATTTTTGTGCATGGCAGTATGTGTTTTGCGTTTTCAGGCAGGTGTCTGATTTCATCTTTGCAAAATGGCAGAGTCCCCAATCGTGGGAGCTGTGCCAATGATTGCCGCTTTGATTATGAGTATTATGTCAAAAACCCCGATAATGGCGTGATGATGAGGCTTGTAGAAGAAGAGGGCGTGGGGACACATATTTTCAATGCCAAAGATCTCAATCTCGCCTCTCACCTTGTAGAGATCCTTGCAAGTGGGGCGATTGACGCCCTCAAAATCGAGGGACGCACCAAGTCCAATTATTATACAGGAATCACTGCTAGAACTTATCGCAACGCAATTGATGATTTTTATGCCAAGCGTTTCAATAGCTTGAAATACCAAGAGGAGCTTGCAACGCTCAAAAACAGGGGCTTCACCGATGGTTATATTATGCATCGCCCCTATGAGCGTAGCGATACACAAAACCACAAAACAGCAATTAGCGAGGGGAGCTATCAAGTCAATGCCGAAGTGAGCGAATGTGGCAAGTGGTTTTCTTGTCGTCATACGATCAGGGTGGGCGAGAGCAAAGAGATTGTTGCACCCCATCACACAAATATCGAGTGCGTCAATAATGAAATCGGATACATCTATGAGCAAAATGGAAGATGGTTTGTGCGATTCCATAAGCTTGTCCTTGAAAATGGTGGGGAACTCAGCGAGATACATAGTGGGAATGTCAATCGTGTCGCCCTCCCTCACCCTCTCCCTCCGTTTAGCTTCCTAAGAGAGAAGTTGCATTAG
- the prfB gene encoding peptide chain release factor 2, with translation MDHYQYSELLKELDNKCQNIAQIIKPHSIQAQLEDIAALEQDPSFWSDVKRAGEMGKQKAKLKRLLQTYEDANGALQDAQELFELAEGDEGILQQLFLQSHELEEAIKKVEIEVMLSDEFDSANAIITIQPGAGGTESQDWGSILYRMYLRWAERRGFKVELLDYQDGEEAGIKGVAFIIKGENAYGYMKNENGVHRLVRISPFDANAKRHTSFSSVQVSPELSEDIEIVIEEKDIRIDTYRASGAGGQHVNKTESAIRITHLPTGIVVQCQNDRSQHKNKATAFKMLQSKLYELEKEKQDAPSNNQDKSEIGWGHQIRSYVLAPYQQVKDLRSNLAYSNVEAILDGDLDEMIEGVLVHGAK, from the coding sequence ATGGACCATTATCAATACAGCGAACTACTCAAAGAGCTTGACAACAAATGTCAAAATATCGCCCAAATCATCAAGCCCCACTCCATTCAAGCACAACTTGAAGACATTGCGGCTTTGGAGCAAGATCCAAGCTTTTGGAGCGATGTCAAGAGGGCAGGAGAGATGGGCAAACAGAAAGCGAAGCTTAAGCGTTTGTTGCAGACTTATGAGGATGCCAATGGGGCTTTGCAGGACGCTCAAGAGCTATTTGAGCTTGCAGAGGGCGATGAGGGGATCCTCCAACAGCTTTTCCTCCAAAGCCACGAGTTGGAGGAGGCGATCAAAAAAGTTGAGATCGAAGTGATGTTGAGCGATGAGTTTGATTCTGCCAATGCCATCATTACTATCCAGCCCGGAGCCGGTGGGACAGAGAGTCAGGATTGGGGGAGTATTTTGTATCGTATGTATTTGCGATGGGCAGAACGCAGGGGATTCAAAGTGGAGCTTTTGGACTATCAAGACGGCGAGGAGGCAGGGATCAAGGGCGTGGCTTTTATCATCAAAGGTGAAAATGCCTATGGATATATGAAAAACGAAAATGGCGTGCATCGTTTGGTCAGAATCTCCCCATTTGATGCCAATGCCAAACGGCATACGAGTTTTTCAAGCGTGCAGGTTAGCCCAGAATTGAGCGAGGACATCGAGATCGTGATCGAAGAAAAAGACATCCGAATCGACACCTATCGTGCCAGTGGGGCAGGGGGACAACATGTCAATAAAACAGAATCAGCCATTCGTATCACGCACCTTCCCACAGGGATCGTGGTGCAGTGCCAAAACGACAGAAGTCAGCACAAAAACAAAGCCACAGCATTCAAGATGCTACAATCCAAACTCTATGAGCTTGAGAAAGAAAAACAAGACGCCCCAAGCAACAATCAAGACAAAAGTGAAATCGGATGGGGACATCAGATCAGAAGCTATGTGTTGGCACCTTATCAGCAAGTGAAAGACTTGCGAAGCAATCTCGCTTATAGCAATGTTGAGGCGATTTTGGATGGGGATTTGGATGAAATGATTGAGGGGGTTTTGGTGCATGGTGCAAAATAG
- a CDS encoding alpha-1,2-fucosyltransferase: MFSVRLMGGLGNQMFIYAFAKAIKAQGYPVRLFYYDTDYNVPQTHNIRNLEIVDFGLNLPIQRLCSKGIHRNVKRIIAFIHRKIAKYLFTFVSDCHNVSPTKDFLDTLNPNAMFNGYFQNVVFFDHLRESLLRDFTLKRPLTPANEALKHQILQTPNSCFLHIRRGDFLPLPEYIQLDSTAYYNNAIKALKDKISKPHIFVFSNDIAWCKEFFLDSLDPLVIENVTFSFVENNDEGNAIEEMELMRSCQHAIIANSTFSWWAAYLIDSAQKLCIMPQRFYGIQQEENCDIPPPPHTLAVYSKN, translated from the coding sequence ATGTTTTCAGTTAGATTGATGGGTGGGCTTGGAAATCAAATGTTTATTTATGCATTTGCCAAGGCAATAAAGGCTCAAGGCTATCCTGTGAGGCTGTTTTATTATGATACCGATTACAATGTGCCTCAAACGCACAATATTCGCAATTTGGAGATAGTGGATTTTGGGCTTAATTTGCCTATACAACGCCTCTGTAGCAAAGGAATACATCGAAATGTCAAGAGAATCATTGCTTTTATACATCGCAAGATTGCAAAATATTTATTCACATTTGTCTCTGATTGTCACAATGTTTCCCCTACAAAAGATTTTCTAGATACTCTTAATCCTAATGCAATGTTTAATGGCTATTTCCAAAATGTTGTATTTTTCGATCATCTCAGAGAATCGTTGTTGCGGGATTTTACACTCAAAAGACCTCTCACACCTGCCAATGAGGCTTTGAAACATCAAATCTTGCAAACCCCCAATTCTTGCTTTTTGCATATTCGTCGCGGCGATTTTTTGCCACTTCCTGAGTATATTCAACTCGATTCCACCGCATACTACAACAATGCAATCAAGGCACTAAAAGACAAGATCTCAAAGCCCCATATCTTTGTTTTTAGCAATGACATTGCTTGGTGCAAAGAATTTTTCTTGGATTCTTTGGATCCACTTGTGATTGAAAATGTGACATTTAGCTTTGTAGAAAACAATGATGAAGGCAATGCGATTGAGGAAATGGAACTAATGCGTTCTTGCCAACACGCCATTATTGCTAATTCTACATTTAGCTGGTGGGCTGCTTATTTGATTGACTCTGCACAAAAACTCTGCATTATGCCACAGAGATTTTATGGCATACAACAAGAGGAGAATTGTGATATCCCCCCCCCCCCACATACTCTCGCCGTTTATTCCAAAAACTAA
- a CDS encoding flavodoxin: MKKVGIFYGSDGGNTQSACRKIMEALGEENAVLQDIAKSSKEDVLKFDNLILASSTYGSGELQDDWDRILDQFSPSDFGSKVIALVGMGDQDTYSDTYCDCLFYLYEKTKEATIIGQTKADGYDFGDSKAIINGEFIGLALDEDNQDDLTDSRIREWVENIKPQFQ; encoded by the coding sequence ATGAAAAAAGTGGGAATTTTTTATGGTAGCGATGGTGGCAACACCCAAAGTGCTTGTAGAAAAATTATGGAGGCTTTGGGTGAGGAAAATGCCGTGTTGCAAGATATTGCCAAATCCAGCAAAGAAGATGTTTTGAAGTTTGACAATCTGATTCTTGCAAGCTCCACCTATGGTAGCGGAGAGCTTCAAGATGATTGGGATAGGATCCTTGATCAATTTTCGCCTTCTGACTTTGGATCCAAAGTCATCGCACTTGTGGGAATGGGGGATCAAGACACCTACAGTGACACATATTGTGATTGCCTTTTTTATCTTTATGAGAAAACCAAAGAAGCCACAATCATTGGTCAAACCAAAGCCGATGGTTATGATTTTGGCGATAGCAAAGCCATTATCAATGGAGAATTTATCGGGTTAGCTCTAGATGAAGACAATCAAGATGATCTTACAGATAGTAGGATTAGAGAGTGGGTTGAAAATATCAAACCTCAATTTCAGTGA
- the fusA gene encoding elongation factor G has product MARKTPLNKIRNIGIAAHIDAGKTTTSERILFYTGVSHKIGEVHDGAATMDWMEQEKERGITITSAATTCFWKDCQINLIDTPGHVDFTIEVERSMRVLDGAVAVFCSVGGVQPQSETVWRQANKYGVPRMVFVNKMDRIGANFYNVEEQIKARLKANPVPINIPIGAEDSFKGVVDLIAMKAIVWNDETMGAKYDIEDIPADLIEKANEYREKLVEAAAEQDEALMEKYLGGEELSVEEIKKGIKAGCLSMNLIPMLCGSSFKNKGVQTLLDAVIDFLPAPTEVVDIKGIDPKTEEEISVKSGDEGEFAGLAFKIMTDPFVGQLTFVRVYRGMLESGSYVLNSTKGKKERVGRLLKMHSNKREDIKEVYAGEICAFVGLKDTLTGDTLCSDKDPVILERMEFPEPVIHIAVEPKTKADQEKMAVALGKLAEEDPSFRVSTQEETGQTLIGGMGELHLEIIVDRLKREFKVEAEIGQPQVAFRETIRGSVEQECKYAKQSGGRGQYGHVFIKLEPKEAGSGYEFINDISGGVIPKEYIPAVDKGIQEAMQSGVLAGYPVVDFKITLFDGSYHDVDSSEMAFKIAGSMAFKDACRKANPVLLEPMMKVEVEVPEEYMGDVIGDLNRRRGQINSMDDRMGLKIVNAFVPLAEMFGYSTDLRSATQGRGTYTMEFDHYGEVPSNIAKEITEKRKG; this is encoded by the coding sequence ATGGCAAGAAAAACCCCATTAAATAAAATTAGAAATATTGGTATTGCTGCTCATATTGATGCTGGTAAAACGACTACTTCTGAGAGAATCTTGTTTTATACAGGTGTGAGCCATAAGATTGGTGAGGTGCATGATGGTGCGGCAACGATGGACTGGATGGAGCAAGAAAAAGAAAGAGGGATCACAATCACCTCTGCTGCAACGACTTGTTTTTGGAAAGATTGCCAAATCAACTTGATTGACACTCCGGGGCATGTGGATTTCACAATCGAAGTTGAACGATCTATGAGGGTGCTTGATGGTGCGGTAGCAGTTTTCTGTTCTGTTGGTGGTGTGCAACCTCAAAGTGAGACCGTATGGAGACAGGCAAATAAATATGGCGTCCCAAGAATGGTTTTTGTCAATAAAATGGATCGTATCGGAGCAAACTTCTACAATGTAGAGGAGCAAATCAAAGCAAGGCTCAAAGCCAACCCTGTGCCTATTAATATCCCTATTGGTGCTGAAGATTCTTTCAAGGGTGTGGTTGATTTGATTGCGATGAAAGCGATTGTTTGGAATGATGAAACAATGGGTGCAAAATATGACATCGAAGACATTCCTGCGGATTTGATTGAAAAAGCCAATGAGTATCGCGAGAAGCTTGTTGAAGCCGCAGCAGAGCAAGATGAGGCTTTGATGGAAAAATATCTTGGGGGAGAGGAGCTTAGCGTAGAGGAGATCAAAAAGGGGATCAAGGCGGGTTGTTTGAGTATGAATCTCATTCCAATGCTTTGTGGTTCCTCATTCAAAAACAAAGGTGTGCAAACATTGCTTGATGCTGTGATTGATTTCTTGCCTGCACCAACAGAGGTTGTGGATATCAAAGGGATTGATCCAAAAACAGAAGAAGAGATCAGCGTAAAATCTGGAGATGAGGGAGAGTTTGCTGGACTTGCTTTCAAAATCATGACAGATCCATTTGTAGGACAGCTTACTTTTGTGAGGGTGTATCGTGGAATGTTAGAATCAGGAAGCTATGTTCTCAACTCTACAAAAGGCAAAAAAGAGAGAGTGGGTAGATTGCTCAAAATGCACTCCAACAAACGCGAGGACATCAAAGAGGTTTATGCAGGGGAAATCTGTGCTTTTGTGGGCTTGAAAGACACTCTCACTGGAGATACACTTTGTTCAGACAAAGATCCTGTGATTTTGGAGAGGATGGAGTTCCCAGAGCCTGTGATCCACATCGCAGTTGAGCCAAAAACAAAAGCTGATCAAGAAAAAATGGCTGTGGCTCTTGGCAAACTTGCGGAGGAAGATCCAAGCTTTAGAGTAAGCACTCAAGAGGAAACAGGGCAAACTCTCATCGGTGGAATGGGTGAGTTGCACCTTGAGATCATTGTGGATCGCTTGAAGCGTGAGTTTAAAGTGGAAGCAGAGATCGGACAACCTCAAGTGGCATTCCGTGAGACTATTCGTGGCTCTGTAGAGCAAGAATGCAAATACGCCAAACAATCCGGTGGTCGTGGGCAGTATGGACATGTTTTCATCAAGCTTGAGCCAAAAGAAGCGGGAAGTGGATATGAGTTTATCAATGATATTTCTGGTGGTGTGATTCCAAAAGAATACATTCCTGCGGTGGATAAAGGGATCCAAGAAGCGATGCAAAGCGGTGTGTTGGCAGGTTATCCTGTAGTGGATTTCAAAATCACACTTTTTGATGGAAGTTACCACGATGTGGATTCTAGTGAAATGGCGTTTAAAATCGCAGGTTCTATGGCTTTCAAAGACGCTTGTCGCAAGGCAAATCCGGTATTGCTTGAGCCTATGATGAAAGTCGAAGTCGAAGTGCCAGAGGAATATATGGGTGATGTGATTGGGGATCTCAATCGTAGAAGAGGGCAAATCAACTCGATGGATGATCGTATGGGGCTAAAGATTGTCAATGCGTTTGTGCCATTGGCTGAAATGTTTGGATACTCCACAGACTTGCGTTCTGCGACACAAGGGCGTGGAACTTATACGATGGAATTTGATCACTATGGCGAAGTTCCATCAAATATTGCCAAAGAAATTACAGAGAAACGCAAAGGCTAA
- the rpsG gene encoding 30S ribosomal protein S7: protein MRRRKAPVREVLGDPVYGNKVVTKFINKMMYDGKKSVAEKIIYAAFMKIEEKSGEKGIETFEKALEKVKPLVEVRSRRVGGATYQVPVEVRPARQQSLSIRWILEATRKRNERTMIDRLANELIDAANDRGAAFKKREDVHKMAEANKAFAHYRW from the coding sequence ATGAGAAGAAGAAAAGCCCCAGTGCGAGAGGTTTTGGGAGATCCTGTGTATGGGAATAAGGTGGTGACAAAATTTATCAACAAAATGATGTATGATGGCAAAAAAAGTGTGGCTGAGAAAATCATTTATGCCGCATTTATGAAAATCGAGGAAAAAAGTGGAGAAAAGGGGATTGAGACATTTGAAAAGGCATTAGAAAAAGTGAAGCCTTTGGTTGAGGTCAGAAGTCGTCGCGTTGGTGGTGCAACTTATCAAGTGCCTGTAGAAGTGCGTCCTGCACGACAACAATCTCTCTCGATTCGTTGGATTTTGGAGGCAACACGCAAAAGAAATGAACGCACAATGATTGATCGTTTGGCAAATGAATTGATTGATGCAGCCAATGATCGCGGTGCAGCTTTCAAAAAAAGAGAAGATGTGCATAAAATGGCTGAAGCTAACAAAGCTTTTGCACATTATCGCTGGTAA
- the rpsL gene encoding 30S ribosomal protein S12, translated as MPTIQQLIRKERKKVVKKTKSPALVECPQRRGVCTRVYTTTPKKPNSALRKVAKVKLTSKFEVISYIPGEGHNLQEHSIVLVRGGRVKDLPGVKYHIVRGALDTAGVAKRTVSRSKYGAKKAKADKK; from the coding sequence GTGCCTACGATACAGCAATTGATTAGAAAAGAAAGAAAAAAAGTTGTCAAAAAGACAAAATCTCCAGCATTGGTTGAGTGTCCTCAAAGAAGAGGCGTTTGCACTCGTGTTTATACTACGACACCCAAGAAGCCAAACTCGGCGTTAAGGAAGGTTGCAAAGGTTAAGCTTACAAGCAAATTTGAAGTGATTAGCTACATTCCGGGTGAAGGTCACAATTTGCAAGAGCACTCTATCGTTTTGGTAAGAGGCGGAAGGGTCAAAGACTTGCCTGGTGTGAAGTATCATATTGTTCGTGGAGCGTTGGATACTGCAGGTGTGGCGAAGAGAACTGTATCACGCAGTAAGTATGGTGCAAAAAAAGCAAAAGCTGATAAGAAATAA